The proteins below are encoded in one region of Methylobacillus flagellatus KT:
- a CDS encoding DUF1799 domain-containing protein, with amino-acid sequence MAAQHWAAGKDWKTGVFEVWPEHWETVEVFMATVSQWRVVAGLGSLTYLGLDYQALPAVLKLMGIKKKNHQRIFWGLQEMERAARPLLNATKETKPARRKK; translated from the coding sequence TTGGCCGCCCAGCATTGGGCGGCAGGAAAGGACTGGAAAACCGGGGTATTTGAGGTCTGGCCGGAGCACTGGGAAACCGTCGAAGTGTTTATGGCCACAGTCTCGCAATGGCGTGTTGTGGCTGGCCTTGGTTCTTTGACTTATCTAGGGCTGGACTATCAGGCACTGCCTGCAGTGTTGAAGTTGATGGGGATTAAGAAGAAAAACCATCAACGGATATTTTGGGGTCTTCAGGAAATGGAACGGGCAGCAAGGCCGCTGCTAAATGCCACCAAGGAAACTAAGCCAGCAAGGCGAAAAAAATGA
- a CDS encoding DUF7210 family protein: protein MNTKVKDNADGQEEIELVKKHTHAGREYPVGAKIKVSEQDANWLRGVGVAKEK from the coding sequence ATGAACACCAAAGTGAAAGACAACGCTGACGGCCAAGAGGAAATCGAGCTGGTCAAGAAACACACCCATGCAGGCCGGGAATATCCAGTCGGCGCCAAGATCAAGGTATCTGAACAAGATGCCAATTGGTTGCGCGGCGTGGGCGTTGCCAAAGAGAAATAG
- a CDS encoding HK97 gp10 family phage protein, with protein MAYRFESANQQELARVWQAAPSQVQPVIETWLRSVQMHMEGEVKQLTPVRDGTLRNSIAALPLETHAMGVTAVIGVDPDAKSALGTSLNYAIPVELGTKPHDIKPKNKRALVFTIAGRQVFAGAVKHPGTKGAFMFSRAFDANVGKIQDDLNDLVRSIGMQLGVL; from the coding sequence ATGGCCTATCGCTTTGAATCTGCCAATCAGCAGGAGCTGGCCAGAGTATGGCAGGCAGCACCCAGCCAGGTGCAGCCAGTGATTGAGACCTGGCTGCGCAGTGTTCAGATGCACATGGAAGGTGAAGTTAAACAGCTTACGCCAGTGAGGGACGGTACTCTGCGGAACAGCATTGCGGCGCTGCCATTAGAAACCCATGCCATGGGTGTGACTGCCGTGATCGGGGTTGATCCGGATGCCAAAAGCGCGTTGGGCACCTCACTAAATTATGCCATTCCCGTAGAACTAGGTACCAAGCCTCATGACATCAAGCCCAAGAATAAACGAGCCTTGGTGTTTACGATTGCAGGGCGCCAGGTGTTTGCTGGCGCGGTGAAACATCCAGGCACTAAAGGAGCCTTCATGTTCAGCCGTGCTTTTGACGCCAATGTCGGAAAAATCCAAGACGATCTGAATGATCTGGTGCGCAGCATTGGCATGCAGCTGGGGGTGCTGTAA
- a CDS encoding phage head morphogenesis protein, translating to MATTPSSAINDALKDRTRIQTDTYAEILRLLGLAQEQIAGILKAAPSDYQSWSLPQLSAAIEQAMVDFSAAGSAIVGTAAGRMWENGQSLVDLPIQAGGIRLATVMPNIDNRQLLAMRAFTTGRIKDISTTTANKINSQLGLVVIGAQSPGDAIISVRGLLEGNAKNRARTIVRTELGSVFSAAGFQRMLDAKANGVNIKKKWLESGKVHARPGHNAMHGKVLELEDPFLLLGMDGNTHKLMHPHDPKAPASEKINCGCVVVPVIDFSKPIVVGNLSYQSALTSTIPDGVDLAEFNRQELAGRSNS from the coding sequence GTGGCCACCACTCCATCATCAGCCATCAACGATGCGTTAAAGGATCGCACCCGCATCCAGACCGATACTTACGCTGAAATCCTGCGTTTGCTCGGTCTGGCCCAGGAGCAGATCGCAGGCATTCTGAAGGCTGCACCGTCTGACTATCAATCTTGGAGCCTGCCACAACTTTCTGCTGCCATCGAGCAAGCCATGGTTGATTTTAGCGCTGCTGGTAGTGCAATTGTAGGTACAGCGGCTGGCAGAATGTGGGAAAACGGCCAATCGCTGGTTGATCTGCCTATTCAGGCTGGCGGCATCAGGTTGGCTACGGTGATGCCCAATATCGACAATCGCCAGTTGCTGGCCATGCGTGCTTTCACCACTGGGCGCATCAAGGATATCAGCACCACCACGGCCAACAAGATCAACAGTCAGCTTGGTTTGGTGGTGATCGGTGCGCAATCGCCTGGCGATGCAATTATCAGCGTTAGAGGTTTGTTGGAAGGTAATGCCAAAAACCGCGCCAGGACGATTGTGCGTACTGAGCTGGGTTCTGTATTCTCGGCGGCAGGCTTTCAGCGCATGCTGGACGCCAAGGCCAATGGCGTCAACATCAAGAAAAAATGGCTTGAATCTGGCAAGGTGCATGCACGTCCTGGACACAATGCGATGCATGGCAAGGTGTTGGAATTGGAAGATCCATTTCTTTTATTGGGCATGGACGGCAATACTCACAAGCTCATGCACCCGCATGATCCCAAAGCACCGGCATCTGAGAAAATCAACTGCGGTTGCGTTGTTGTGCCCGTGATAGACTTCAGCAAGCCTATTGTCGTAGGTAATCTTTCCTATCAATCGGCGCTCACCAGCACCATTCCTGACGGTGTTGATCTTGCTGAGTTCAACCGCCAGGAACTGGCTGGCCGGTCTAATTCCTAA